A genomic region of Metopolophium dirhodum isolate CAU chromosome 1, ASM1992520v1, whole genome shotgun sequence contains the following coding sequences:
- the LOC132937000 gene encoding uncharacterized protein LOC132937000 has translation MHEGESSKKKYWEEHANYPILDAIIVSLSTRFLQESLNIATAVDELFKLNFQQSSFLIDYYKNTFDINFSNLKCEMNVMKNMMNEVNFENIKKHLNEEVFPNLFKIMQVAIKLPVSSATCERSFSTMRRINTYVRANMTQGRFSNLAKLNIEKDIKVDTETILNTFAKSNRRIQL, from the exons ATGCACGAAGGTGAATCgtcaaagaaaaaatattgggAAGAGCATGCTAACTATCCAATATTAGATGCAATTATAGTTAGTTTGAGTACTCGATTTTTACAGGAGAGTTTAAACATTGCAACAGCAGTTGatgaactatttaaattaaattttcaacaatCATCTTttcttattgattattataaa aATACTTTTGATATcaatttttcaaacttgaaatgTGAAATGAATGTAATGAAAAACATGATGAACgaagttaattttgaaaatatcaaaaaacatcTAAATGAAGAAGTATttcctaatttatttaaaataatgcaaGTGGCAATAAAATTACCAGTGAGCTCGGCCACTTGTGAAAGGTCCTTTTCAACTATGAGAAGGATCAACACATATGTCCGAGCTAACATGACTCAGGGCCGATTTAGTAACTTAGCAAAATTGAATATCGAAAAAGATATTAAAGTAGATACtgaaacaatattaaacacGTTTGCTAAATCTAACCGAAGAATACagctctaa